The following are encoded together in the Hydractinia symbiolongicarpus strain clone_291-10 chromosome 14, HSymV2.1, whole genome shotgun sequence genome:
- the LOC130625858 gene encoding pleckstrin homology domain-containing family A member 1-like — MSGKNNVGKLGDVMMEDWMIKSPPVEKLNQLQSWRRRYFALLHINHKNTVPHKWSKKGSKSLENLHDVYLVYWKDDKDRKNGVKPIGTIPIFKTYSVSECKPPNFEKTHHHVILLDTIERKFYLCADTEKARKKWIKELSNAIESTLHVDAKNSSKEPIYEAIQNIMSEPTYNASRNSSSASSRSSTSDEFDQSRRLTEYSLYEEMGPCVERKEKEQRPRSRTEGPPRVPPRESGKQLRRPRSLVIDESISKNDNAHDYTDNGHDKNNHSNRSPASKTVANEDFETIVFLDIKLEVPHATSIEYSEDGLKVTTPDCQCVFSKIE, encoded by the exons ATGAGCGGAAAGAACAACGTAGGAAAACTTGGAGATGTGATGATGGAGGATTGGATGATCAAATCGCCTCCAGTTGAGAAACTTAATCAGTTACAATCTTGGCGAAGGCGATATTTTGCTTTGCTTCATATAAATCATAAAAACACTGTGCCTCATAAATGGTCAAAAAAGGGGTCTAAATCGTTAGAAAATTTGCACGATGTGTATTTGGTTTATTGGAAAGATGATAAGGATCGAAAGAATGGAGTAAAACCTATAG GAACAATAccgatttttaaaacctacagtGTTAGCGAATGCAAACCACCAAATTTTGAAAAGACACATCATCATGTTATACTCCTGGACACTATTGAAAGAAAGTTTTATCTTTGCGCTGACACAGAGAAAGCTAGAAAAAAATGGATTAAAGAACTGTCGAATGCAATCGAGTCAACACTACACGTAGATGCTAAAAATTCATCCAAAGAACCT ATATATGAAGCGATTCAAAATATTATGAGCGAACCGACGTACAATGCAAGTAGAAA ttCAAGCAGTGCATCAAGTCGTTCCTCAACATCAGACGAATTTGATCAAAGTAGAAGATTAACTGAGTACAGCTTGTACGAGGAAATGGGTCCTTGTGTAGAACGGAAAGAAAAAGAGCAACGACCGCGATCACGCACTGAGGGGCCTCCACGTGTTCCTCCGAGAGAAAGTGGAAAGCAACTGCGACGTCCTCGAAGTTTAGTTATCGACGAATCTATTAGTAAGAATGACAATGCGCATGACTATACTGACAATGGTCATGACAAAAACAACCACTCGAACAGAAGCCCAGCGTCAAAGACTGTAGCAAACGAAGACTTCGAAactattgtttttttagatattaaatTGGAGGTTCCACATGCAACTTCCATTGAATATTCAGAAGATGGCTTAAAGGTGACAACACCCGATTGCCAAtgtgttttttcaaaaatcgaATAA